The Methyloterricola oryzae genome contains a region encoding:
- a CDS encoding NADP-dependent methylenetetrahydromethanopterin/methylenetetrahydrofolate dehydrogenase, which yields MEKVFVLHMFTPEKNLSPFDVNMALDAGWISTVPYTQLDSNEIPALVQDVIFSRSPSGVKRTGIFIGGRDVKTALDMLNSAKQNMIPPFEVSAFADPSGAFTTAAAMVAMVERELEKNHGAGLQGMNVLALGGTGPVGQIAAVLSAQAGANVKIIGRQLEKAQNVAALCNAEYGGGKTNIAGDADANKAELIQTADVVFATAAAGIQVLSAELVAAAPRLKAAADVNAVPPSGIAGLDAHHKGTPIDGSRSGAVGIGALAIGNVKYQTQHKLLNMMRFQTRKGDKPVFLHYEHAFEVAREFAKKL from the coding sequence ATGGAAAAAGTATTCGTCCTGCACATGTTCACGCCTGAAAAGAACCTGAGCCCTTTCGACGTGAACATGGCGCTGGATGCCGGTTGGATTTCGACCGTGCCATATACCCAGCTCGACAGCAATGAAATCCCGGCCCTGGTGCAGGATGTCATCTTTTCCCGCAGCCCCAGCGGCGTGAAGCGCACGGGCATCTTCATCGGCGGACGCGATGTCAAGACGGCGCTGGACATGCTGAATAGCGCCAAGCAGAACATGATTCCGCCGTTCGAGGTGTCGGCTTTCGCCGATCCCAGCGGAGCCTTCACCACCGCCGCGGCCATGGTCGCTATGGTCGAGCGTGAGCTGGAAAAGAATCATGGGGCCGGATTGCAAGGCATGAATGTGCTGGCACTGGGCGGAACCGGGCCGGTGGGTCAGATCGCTGCGGTGCTCTCGGCCCAGGCCGGCGCCAACGTGAAGATCATTGGGCGCCAGTTGGAGAAGGCCCAGAATGTGGCGGCCTTGTGCAATGCCGAATACGGTGGGGGCAAGACCAACATCGCGGGTGATGCGGATGCCAACAAGGCGGAACTGATCCAGACCGCCGACGTGGTGTTCGCTACCGCGGCCGCCGGCATTCAAGTGCTGAGTGCGGAACTAGTGGCGGCGGCTCCACGGCTCAAGGCCGCGGCGGATGTGAATGCAGTGCCGCCGTCGGGAATCGCCGGCCTGGACGCGCACCACAAAGGCACGCCCATCGATGGCAGCCGCAGCGGGGCCGTGGGTATCGGCGCACTGGCCATCGGCAACGTCAAATACCAAACTCAGCACAAGCTGCTCAATATGATGCGCTTCCAGACCCGCAAAGGGGACAAGCCGGTGTTCCTGCACTACGAGCATGCTTTCGAAGTGGCACGCGAGTTTGCCAAGAAGCTGTAA
- a CDS encoding NAD(P)-dependent methylenetetrahydromethanopterin dehydrogenase, translated as MEKRSIIHMFDPMPHNSPFDLNMAADAGFDVLLPYSNVKLEEVNGLVQDAIFSRGPAGVKRTGIFVGGRDIGMAMDMLEGARKAMVPPFEVSVFADPSGAFTTAAALVACVEKQLKDKHGLELKDQRAVVFGGTGPVGLATGVIASLAGADTTIVDHLSIDTALEKAAEYNGRCGSALKGTYASSEADKARLIANADIVFCTAKAGVQVLSASVLADAKQLKVAGDVNAVPPLGVEGVKLKDNGAPLLCATNSRGAVGIGALAVGNVKYQLQNRLLSLMLETDKPVYLDFRDAFLRARELV; from the coding sequence ATGGAAAAACGTTCCATCATCCACATGTTCGATCCCATGCCGCATAACAGCCCGTTCGATTTGAACATGGCGGCCGACGCCGGGTTCGATGTGCTGCTGCCCTATAGCAATGTCAAGCTGGAGGAGGTCAACGGGCTCGTGCAGGACGCCATTTTCTCCCGGGGCCCTGCAGGCGTGAAGCGCACCGGCATCTTTGTTGGGGGGCGCGATATCGGCATGGCCATGGATATGCTGGAGGGAGCCAGAAAGGCGATGGTGCCTCCCTTTGAAGTCTCGGTTTTTGCCGATCCCAGCGGCGCCTTCACTACCGCCGCGGCTTTGGTGGCCTGTGTGGAAAAGCAGTTGAAGGACAAGCATGGCCTGGAGCTGAAGGATCAGCGGGCAGTGGTCTTTGGCGGTACCGGGCCGGTGGGACTGGCCACTGGCGTCATCGCATCGCTCGCGGGCGCCGACACCACTATCGTGGACCATTTGTCCATCGACACGGCTCTGGAAAAGGCCGCGGAATACAATGGCCGCTGCGGGAGCGCACTCAAGGGAACTTATGCGAGTTCCGAGGCGGACAAGGCGCGTCTAATCGCTAATGCCGATATTGTGTTCTGTACCGCCAAGGCTGGAGTGCAGGTGCTCAGCGCTTCCGTACTCGCCGATGCCAAGCAGCTCAAGGTGGCCGGCGACGTCAACGCGGTGCCGCCTTTGGGTGTTGAGGGTGTCAAGCTGAAGGACAATGGCGCCCCGTTACTTTGCGCCACCAACAGCCGCGGCGCTGTGGGCATAGGAGCACTGGCGGTGGGTAATGTGAAGTACCAGCTGCAAAACCGGCTGCTGAGCCTCATGTTGGAAACGGACAAACCAGTCTATCTGGATTTCCGTGATGCCTTTCTGCGTGCCCGCGAGCTGGTCTGA
- the pilQ gene encoding type IV pilus secretin PilQ produces MAGPRLESVDFTTLPGDNIQIQFSLSGPAAPPKAFSTDNPARIALDMPGVSNGLEKKPISINAGGAQSIQAIEASGRTRVIVNLSEMMPYQSRVEGNKIFLTLQRGVSGPYVGAASNTEAVPAPVSRTPRRSRPAPAAAGYDAPYPASGDSVRNVDFRRGPQGEGRLLVTLSDPGAVAQIREEGRKVIIDIPGLSLPANLARRLDVLDFATPVQTIDSEQDGGRARLVVTPVSQDYDYSSYQSGNVLTVEFRPLTRAEKEEIKKKSFAYGGEKLTLNFQDIPVRSVLQILADFTNLNIVASDTVQGNVTLRLNDVPWDQALDLVLKSKGLGKRQEGNIIRVAPLDEINRLEKDELEAAKVVEELEPLKTEIIQVNYTKADDIKTVLMGTTEKTSQTTSEAGIGGSRTSTSSTSLDVSQSILSGRGNVTTDQRTNQLIIKDTARNLERIRDLIRKLDIPVRQVLIESRVVIANNDFSRRLGSRLSVSTLPTRAETLVSQTSNTAGNLLSTLSAANPYGTAGMTVLKAGDYLLDLELTAAQTEGRGEIVSNPRLITSDQTKAVIKQGVEIPYQIQSSAGGALVSNIQFKQAVLELNVTPHITPDDNILMDLLVKKDSKGEITPGGFGIDKREIETQALVGNGETVVLGGVYEGTKTTTTDKVPFLGDLPGVGFMFRRNETIDQKKELLIFVTPKILKQQMVSR; encoded by the coding sequence TTGGCCGGCCCGCGACTGGAGTCCGTCGACTTCACCACGCTTCCCGGCGACAACATTCAGATCCAGTTCAGCCTTAGCGGTCCCGCTGCGCCACCCAAGGCGTTCTCCACCGACAATCCCGCGCGCATCGCCCTGGATATGCCCGGTGTTTCCAATGGCCTGGAAAAAAAGCCGATATCGATCAATGCCGGGGGCGCCCAAAGCATTCAGGCCATTGAGGCATCCGGCCGCACCCGCGTCATCGTCAACCTCTCCGAGATGATGCCCTACCAGAGCCGCGTCGAAGGCAACAAGATATTCCTGACCCTCCAGCGCGGCGTTTCCGGGCCCTACGTGGGCGCGGCGTCCAACACCGAGGCGGTGCCAGCACCGGTAAGCCGGACGCCCCGCCGCAGCCGCCCAGCACCCGCTGCCGCGGGTTACGACGCTCCTTATCCAGCGAGCGGGGACTCGGTCCGCAACGTGGACTTCCGCCGCGGACCTCAGGGCGAAGGCCGCCTCCTGGTCACCCTGAGCGACCCCGGCGCCGTGGCCCAGATTCGCGAGGAAGGCCGCAAGGTCATAATCGACATTCCGGGTCTCAGCCTGCCCGCCAACCTGGCGCGCCGCCTGGACGTGCTTGATTTCGCCACCCCCGTTCAGACCATCGATTCCGAACAGGATGGCGGACGTGCCCGTCTGGTCGTCACCCCCGTGTCACAGGACTACGACTACTCCTCCTATCAGTCCGGCAATGTATTGACCGTGGAATTCCGCCCGCTCACCCGCGCCGAGAAGGAAGAGATCAAGAAGAAGTCCTTTGCCTACGGAGGCGAGAAGCTCACCCTGAACTTCCAGGATATCCCGGTTCGCTCGGTACTGCAGATCTTGGCGGATTTCACCAACCTGAACATCGTCGCCAGCGACACGGTGCAAGGAAACGTGACTCTGCGCCTGAATGACGTACCCTGGGACCAGGCCCTGGATCTGGTGCTCAAGTCCAAGGGCCTGGGGAAGCGCCAGGAAGGCAACATCATCCGCGTGGCGCCGCTGGATGAGATCAACCGCCTGGAAAAGGACGAACTCGAAGCGGCCAAGGTGGTTGAGGAGTTGGAACCTCTCAAGACCGAGATCATCCAGGTCAATTACACCAAGGCAGATGACATCAAGACCGTGCTCATGGGGACGACCGAGAAAACCAGCCAGACGACCAGCGAGGCGGGGATAGGCGGCTCCAGGACCTCCACCTCGTCAACCAGCCTGGACGTCAGCCAGTCCATACTGTCCGGTCGCGGCAACGTGACGACGGATCAGCGCACCAACCAGCTGATCATCAAGGACACCGCCAGGAACCTTGAGAGGATTCGCGACCTGATCCGCAAGCTGGACATACCCGTGCGGCAGGTGCTGATCGAATCCCGCGTGGTGATCGCCAACAATGACTTTTCCCGTCGCCTCGGCAGCCGCCTGTCGGTGTCCACGCTCCCGACCCGGGCAGAGACCCTGGTCAGTCAGACCAGCAATACCGCGGGTAACTTGCTGAGCACCTTATCTGCCGCAAATCCTTATGGTACTGCGGGCATGACGGTCCTCAAAGCCGGCGATTACCTGCTGGACCTCGAATTAACAGCCGCCCAGACCGAGGGCCGCGGCGAAATCGTGTCCAATCCGCGCCTCATCACCTCGGATCAGACCAAGGCCGTCATCAAGCAGGGTGTCGAAATCCCGTATCAAATTCAAAGCTCGGCCGGCGGCGCGCTGGTCAGCAACATCCAGTTCAAGCAGGCCGTGCTGGAACTAAACGTCACGCCGCACATCACGCCCGATGACAACATACTCATGGACCTGCTGGTAAAAAAGGATTCCAAGGGTGAAATCACCCCCGGCGGCTTCGGTATCGACAAGCGCGAGATCGAAACCCAGGCCTTGGTCGGCAATGGCGAGACCGTGGTGCTCGGCGGCGTCTACGAGGGAACCAAGACGACGACCACCGACAAGGTACCCTTCCTCGGCGACCTGCCCGGTGTAGGCTTCATGTTCCGCCGCAATGAAACAATCGATCAGAAAAAGGAACTGCTGATCTTCGTGACCCCCAAGATCCTCAAGCAGCAGATGGTTTCGCGCTGA
- a CDS encoding pilus assembly protein PilP, whose product MLSAGGAFSGVSRSLRLGLLLALCTGLAACGQDDFADLKDYVAEVKQRQKGAVEPLPEIKTVQPFVFVAEDMRNPFVPDDKADAQAEEVKVADNGIRPDTARPKEELEAYDLDSLRFVGTVDWNNALWGMVRANDGTIHRVRAGNYMGRNFGKIIRIRDDQIELIEIIPDGPGTWRERKAALDLADASGEKR is encoded by the coding sequence ATGCTCAGCGCCGGCGGTGCCTTTTCCGGAGTGTCGCGCAGTCTCAGGCTGGGCCTGCTGCTTGCCTTGTGCACAGGGCTGGCGGCATGCGGCCAGGACGATTTTGCCGACCTGAAGGACTACGTGGCGGAAGTGAAACAGCGGCAGAAAGGCGCCGTGGAACCGCTGCCTGAAATCAAGACGGTCCAGCCTTTCGTGTTCGTGGCGGAAGACATGCGCAACCCCTTCGTGCCTGACGACAAAGCCGATGCTCAGGCGGAAGAGGTGAAGGTCGCGGATAACGGCATCAGGCCGGACACCGCAAGACCAAAGGAAGAGTTGGAGGCCTACGATCTCGATTCCCTGCGTTTCGTGGGCACTGTCGACTGGAACAATGCCTTATGGGGCATGGTGCGGGCGAACGACGGAACCATCCACCGGGTTCGCGCTGGCAACTACATGGGTCGCAACTTCGGCAAGATCATCCGTATCCGGGACGACCAGATCGAATTAATCGAGATCATACCAGACGGTCCGGGAACCTGGCGGGAACGCAAGGCCGCCCTGGATTTGGCAGACGCGAGCGGTGAGAAAAGATGA
- a CDS encoding type 4a pilus biogenesis protein PilO — translation MNLSNINWDIENAGAWPAPIKFAIILLLCLILAGVGYYLDTQDQLAELERLQAQEGELKSSFEAKQKKAVNLEEYKQQLQQIEESFGDLLRQLPDKTQVPDLLVDVSQTGLASGLEFELFRPGAEVPKEFYAELPIDIRVIGDYMEFANFVSGLASLPRIVTIHNIKITPRNLPAGSKGKPLVMDALVKTYRYLEDGAAKPNQDKKPRR, via the coding sequence ATGAATCTTTCGAATATCAATTGGGACATCGAGAACGCGGGAGCCTGGCCCGCACCGATCAAGTTTGCGATCATCCTCTTGCTCTGCTTGATCCTGGCAGGCGTCGGTTATTATCTGGACACCCAGGACCAGTTGGCCGAACTGGAAAGGCTGCAGGCGCAGGAAGGCGAACTCAAGAGCTCCTTCGAAGCCAAGCAGAAAAAGGCCGTCAACCTGGAGGAATACAAGCAACAGCTGCAACAGATCGAAGAGTCCTTTGGCGATCTGCTCAGACAGTTGCCCGACAAGACCCAGGTCCCTGACCTGCTGGTGGACGTGTCGCAGACTGGGCTCGCCAGCGGCCTGGAATTCGAGCTGTTCAGGCCCGGCGCCGAAGTGCCCAAGGAGTTCTACGCGGAGTTGCCCATCGACATCCGTGTCATCGGAGACTACATGGAATTCGCCAACTTCGTCAGCGGACTCGCGTCCCTTCCGCGCATCGTCACCATCCACAATATCAAGATCACGCCGCGTAACCTACCGGCAGGCTCCAAGGGCAAACCCCTGGTCATGGACGCGCTGGTAAAGACCTACCGTTACCTGGAAGACGGTGCGGCGAAGCCCAATCAGGACAAGAAACCGAGGAGATAA
- a CDS encoding PilN domain-containing protein, translating to MARINLLPWRAELRKQQQKDFAAAIMLGLALTAAIFLLVRSHIGSQIEYQTQRNQFLQSEIAVLDGKIKEIQNLEAQKKKLLAKMEIIQQLQSSRPEIVHLFDEIARTVPEGVFLNDLTQSDKNLTINGFAQSNARVSAYMRSLEASPWLKDPVLTIIESKDPGKDSKKGKSRFTLLVKQGNEKLADKGQGKP from the coding sequence ATGGCGAGAATCAACCTCCTCCCCTGGCGTGCGGAACTCCGCAAACAGCAGCAAAAGGATTTCGCCGCGGCGATCATGCTGGGACTGGCCCTGACCGCGGCCATTTTCCTGCTGGTGCGCTCGCACATCGGCTCGCAAATCGAATACCAGACGCAGCGCAACCAGTTCCTACAGTCAGAAATCGCCGTCCTGGACGGAAAAATCAAGGAAATTCAAAACCTGGAAGCTCAGAAGAAGAAGCTGCTGGCCAAGATGGAGATCATCCAGCAACTCCAGTCCAGCAGGCCCGAAATCGTGCACCTGTTCGACGAAATCGCGCGCACTGTGCCGGAGGGTGTCTTCCTGAACGATCTCACCCAGTCGGACAAGAACCTGACCATCAATGGCTTCGCCCAGTCCAATGCACGGGTTTCCGCCTACATGCGCAGCCTGGAAGCGTCGCCGTGGCTCAAGGATCCCGTGCTCACCATCATTGAGAGCAAGGACCCGGGCAAGGACTCCAAGAAGGGAAAGAGCCGCTTCACGCTTCTGGTCAAGCAGGGAAACGAGAAGCTCGCCGACAAGGGGCAGGGTAAGCCATGA
- a CDS encoding pilus assembly protein PilM, which yields MFFLKRKKPQLLGIDVSTAAVKLLELSRTGPRFRVESYAVAPLPQDAVVDKTIAKVEAIGNTIKTVVAQSGTKLRHVAVAVAGSSVITKVIAMPASLGPDELEAQIEMEADQYIPYALDEVSLDFEVQGQSESNPEMVDVLLVASRKENVEDRVAALELAGLKPEIVDVESYALENAFRLVLEQMPKAGPDSTVAIADIGATMTTLNVLHRNRIIYTREQGFGGKQLTEEIQRRYGLSYEEAGLAKKHGGLPDNYTPEVLEPFKQAMAQQIGRSLQFFLSSSSHRGVEHLVLAGGCASINGIDRFVEQSLGIPTVVANPFIHMSLASRIKPQSLSNDAPAMMTACGLALRSFD from the coding sequence TTTTCTTGAAGCGAAAAAAACCGCAGTTATTGGGAATCGACGTCAGTACGGCTGCGGTGAAGCTGCTGGAACTGAGCAGAACGGGTCCACGCTTTCGCGTTGAAAGCTATGCCGTAGCGCCGCTCCCGCAGGATGCGGTGGTGGATAAGACCATCGCCAAGGTGGAAGCCATCGGCAACACCATCAAGACGGTCGTCGCCCAGTCCGGCACCAAGCTCAGGCATGTCGCGGTCGCAGTGGCCGGCTCCTCCGTCATCACCAAAGTCATCGCCATGCCGGCGTCCCTCGGTCCCGATGAGCTCGAGGCGCAGATCGAGATGGAGGCGGACCAGTACATTCCCTACGCTTTGGATGAGGTGAGCCTGGACTTTGAAGTGCAGGGCCAAAGCGAGAGCAACCCGGAAATGGTTGACGTCCTGCTGGTGGCATCGCGAAAGGAAAACGTCGAGGACCGGGTAGCCGCGCTGGAACTGGCGGGCCTGAAGCCGGAAATCGTGGACGTTGAGTCCTACGCCCTGGAAAACGCCTTCCGGCTGGTGCTGGAGCAGATGCCCAAGGCCGGGCCCGACAGCACCGTGGCGATCGCCGACATCGGCGCGACCATGACCACCCTGAACGTCCTGCACCGCAATCGCATCATCTACACCCGGGAACAGGGTTTCGGCGGCAAGCAGTTGACCGAGGAAATCCAGCGCCGCTACGGCCTTTCCTACGAGGAAGCAGGGCTCGCCAAGAAGCACGGCGGCCTCCCCGACAACTACACGCCGGAAGTGCTGGAACCGTTCAAGCAAGCCATGGCGCAGCAGATCGGGCGTTCGCTGCAGTTCTTCCTTTCCTCCAGTTCCCACCGTGGCGTCGAACACCTGGTCCTGGCCGGGGGCTGCGCCTCGATCAACGGCATCGACCGTTTCGTCGAACAAAGCCTCGGCATACCCACCGTCGTCGCCAACCCCTTCATACATATGTCCCTGGCTAGCCGGATCAAGCCCCAGAGCCTGAGTAACGACGCCCCGGCCATGATGACGGCCTGCGGACTGGCCTTGAGGAGCTTCGACTGA